In the Methanofastidiosum sp. genome, TGAGGCGATATAGGTGCAAAAAGCTAGAATAAGATTGACTGCAATGGAAACAGGAAAACTTGACGAAGTTTGTTCGCAGGTTAAGAAGATAGCGGAGCGTACAGGTGTAGACATAGCCGGGCCAATACCATTACCAACAAAGAAATTAAAAGTACCAGTAAGAAAATCCACTTCTGGTGACGGTAAGGCTACATGGGAACGATGGGAAATGAGGATACACAAAAGACTCATCGAAATCGACGCTGATGAAAGGACCATGAGACAGATAATGAGAGTCAAAGTTCCTGAAAGAGTTAACATAGAAATTGAATTATTGTCCTAATCTATTATTGTATTTAAAAAATACAATATCTCTTCTTTGATAGAATTTGTATAAAAAATAAAATATAAAATTAATTCCTATACTTTACTGTGCAGAATTCCCAAGATTTTAATCTTGTGCTTCCTGTTACAACTATATTGCCTTTTGAGTCAAACGCAATGCCATTTGCCATATCGTCTTCTCCAATTGCTTGTCTCTGTTCCCAGAGCTGTTTCCCGTTTTTGTCGTATACTATAGTAAGATAATCAAAGTAAAGGGCGTTTCCTTTATAGGATGTCCCTGTAACCGCAATATTATCTTTTTTGTCAATTGCAACTGCAAATGCTTTATCATCTTTTCCAGCATTGTAAGTTCTGCGCCATAATAATTTTCCATCTTTGTTGTATTTCAATGTCTTGAAATCAAAATCGTTTCCATTGTGGAAATAGCCTGAGATAATTATGTTATTTTCAAAATCAGTAGCAATTCCCATTCCATGCGCCTGGCTATCGTCAAATTGTACTCTCCAGAGAGGGCTACCGTCCTTGTCATATTTTAAGAGCAAGAATGAATTTGTAGTATCTGCCCTGCTTCTGCCCATTGTCATTCCCCCAATTATAATATTATCCAAGGAATCGATGGCAACATCATAAGCATAGTCATCGTGAGCATCTTCAAATAAGACTTTCCAAAGCATCCTGCCATTCTTATCATATTTAACTGTATATATGTCGTACTGATTAGTAATAAAGGAGTGTCCAGTAACTATTACGTTGCCTTTGGAATCTGTAGCAACGCCTTCGCCACTATCGTTACCTCCCATATTGAACTTTTCAGCCCAGAGTTTTTTTCCTTCAGAGTTATATTTTACCGTGTAGTATCTACCACTTGATATCCCAGTAACAATAACGTTGTTTTGCCTGTCAACTGTGACATCATTTGCCTGTTGTGTCCCATCTTCCTGCTCGACGTTTTGCCAGAGCACGTTTCCGTTTCTATCGTATTTGATAGTAACATAGTCCCAGCTCTTAACGTAAGTAGATCCAGTAACAATAATATTGTCCTGAAAATCACAGACTACGCTGTTTGCAAAATCATTTTTTCCCCCATCGTAGCTCTTTTCCCACATTAAGCTGTAAGCAAGGGTTGCCATAGGCAGAGAAAAAACCAACATCGAAAGCACTAAAATTACATATTTATTTTTCATAGTATCACCTATATGCACATATAATTTGTATTAAGAATATATAAGGTTATACGATATTTTGAATATAATCAAAATTTTATATCATAAAATTTAAATATTGAATATCATTTTTCTATCTATGGGTGATAAAAATGATTGACTTAATAGCTATAGCTGCATTAGGACTTATAGGAATAATAGGTTTTGTTGCACTGGTATTTCTAGATGCAATATTCTTGTGGTTGGGAACTAAGTTTGCAGGTATTGATAAAGCCTCATTCGGTAAGGCAATAATAGGCGTATTTATCATGATAGTACTAAGTGCCATCTTGGGGTCACTTCTTGGTCCACTCGGAATTCTTGGAATAATCTTAAGTTTCATAGTGACATTATGGGCAGTGAAGTCACTATATGGGACTTCTTGGGGCAAGGCATTTTTAGCACTAATCTTGGCATTCGTAGCTTTCATAGTGCTTTCAGTGGTTTTGTTAGCATTATTGGGGATTGGTCTCTCAAATCTAGGCATTTTTTAATTTATTTATTTTTTATAGGGATTAGATGATAATAAGAAACTGTACGGTAGAAGATGTTGACAGAGTCAGAAGATTTGTTGATGCATGCAAACCTTTGGAGTTGCATACATCCTTTACATACTGGGCAATATTCAATTATTTTTCTAATCTATGTTTTTTAATGATAGAAGATGAAAAATTAATTGGATTTATCTCTGGGATCAGAAGCTCTTTAGACAAAGATGCTGTGTATCTATGGCAGATTGGTGTGTCAAAAGAATACCGTGGCAAAAAATATGCTTCTCGATTGATTGACCATTTAATTAAAGGCGCTATTTTTTTAGATTGTAATAGAATCCAAGTCTCAATTTCGCCTGAGAACGAATCAAGTTACAATACTTTTCTTAAATATACAAAAGAGCATTCCTATAATTTTACAAAAATTGGCGAAGTAAAATATCACGACACTTTGACCGGTAAGAATGAATATGAAATTATCTACCAGATTGAAATTTGACGGCCCACAAATTTTATAAACTAACTAACATGATTTAAATTTAAGCCGAGGTCGCATAGCTAGGATTAGTGCGCCGGACTTGAGATCCGGTTTCCCCTAGGGAAGCGGGAGTTCAAATCTCCCCCTCGGCGCTTTTCGCTTTTTGATTAGAGCTATCTTACTCTATTCTTAGTTCCAATGTTTTGCTAATCTTATTCATAGAAACTCATAAATAATTAAGTAGTAATAATAGTATAATGATAATAAATAAAGATAATCTAGTTTTTCGAAGGGCAACCCTAGGGGATATCTCTGAACTTATAAAATTTAAAATATTACTTTTAGATGAACTTAATGAAGACGATAAGAGTAATCTAGAAAAACTAAAACTAGAATTAAAAAAATTCTTTACAGAATATATTGGCTCAGATGATTTTATTTCATGGCTTGTTGAATACGAGGGAGAGATTATTGCAACAAGCGGTTTAATACTTTGGAGAGTTCCTCCAAGATATGATTGTCTTCACGGAAGATATGGGTATATCTGCAATATGTATACAGTGCCAAAAGCTAGAAGAAATGGGATCAGTACCGAATTAATAAAAAAAATCATTGAGGAAGCAAAAATATTAGACATAGACATCTTGAATCTCCATGCAACAAAAGATGGAATCCAAATGTATCAGAGATTTGGATTTACTGATCCAATTGACCCAGAAATAGAATTAAATCTTGATAATTATTGATTTAAGATTTTTAATCAGAATCTAGATTCTCTAGGAAATAAATCCCATTTTCTACACTTTTAATGTGATTGTTTTCACAAATATTGGTAAATGCAAGCGCTTCTTCTATAGAGAATTCATCATTTAGAAAATTATAGACATTGGATTTCCATGCAGCAAAGGCGCCCCTATTTACATATTCTCCTTCTTTTATCCCTAATATTTCTTTGCCTTGTTTTACCAGGCTTTTTATTTTTTCTTTACGTGACATATCCCTCTTATACTAAATATAGATTCAACTATTTTACTTTTTCTATTTTAGTCTAAAGGCGCTAATAATCAATTGATATAAAGATTAGGTGCTTTTAGCCCACATCAGAAAGATTTATATTAGGGATATATATCCTTAATATACCGAAAGGCGTGGATTATGGCGAAAATAATTCCAATAAGTGTCTGCTTATTAGTAATATTGTCATTTTTAGGAACGACGTCAGTTCTAAGTGACGACTGTGTTTCTATAATACTTGAAAAGGACACTTTAAAAGTCGGAGATAGTTTTTTTGTTTATCCTTTAACTGCAACAATTAATCAAAATCTTTCTACGGGTAGCGTTGAGTTAGTTGCAGTCAACTGCAAATATTGCATATATCAAGCAAAAAGTTCTGGAACTGTAGTATTCCAAAATTGTGGAAGTATGGAGACTGTTAGAATCTTCCCGAAAGAATCGCCATTCGATGCTCTAATGAACATGATTGGCCGTGGAAAAAATTAGAAATAATCCTTTTCTTATAATATATTTCTGAACATAATTATGATGGCCATGCCTATTATCAATGCTATTAAGACATTATTCGTCTTCTTTGCAACAATACCTGTTATAAGAGCACTTATAGCGCCTGGGATTCCTTCAGAGATAATACTTGGGACAATAAAAGAAAGAAGAAGTGTCCCAGGCAAAGCCTTTATCAAATTTTCAACAAATTTGTGCTTAGAGAGCACATTTCCTATCAATAGTCCACCGAATCTCAAAGAGTAGGTGATAATACCAGCGAGAATTATTACAATTATGGCTAGCATGTCAAAATCATTCATG is a window encoding:
- a CDS encoding AzlD domain-containing protein codes for the protein MNDFDMLAIIVIILAGIITYSLRFGGLLIGNVLSKHKFVENLIKALPGTLLLSFIVPSIISEGIPGAISALITGIVAKKTNNVLIALIIGMAIIIMFRNIL
- the rpsJ gene encoding 30S ribosomal protein S10 — its product is MQKARIRLTAMETGKLDEVCSQVKKIAERTGVDIAGPIPLPTKKLKVPVRKSTSGDGKATWERWEMRIHKRLIEIDADERTMRQIMRVKVPERVNIEIELLS
- a CDS encoding GNAT family N-acetyltransferase, encoding MIINKDNLVFRRATLGDISELIKFKILLLDELNEDDKSNLEKLKLELKKFFTEYIGSDDFISWLVEYEGEIIATSGLILWRVPPRYDCLHGRYGYICNMYTVPKARRNGISTELIKKIIEEAKILDIDILNLHATKDGIQMYQRFGFTDPIDPEIELNLDNY
- a CDS encoding GNAT family N-acetyltransferase, coding for MIIRNCTVEDVDRVRRFVDACKPLELHTSFTYWAIFNYFSNLCFLMIEDEKLIGFISGIRSSLDKDAVYLWQIGVSKEYRGKKYASRLIDHLIKGAIFLDCNRIQVSISPENESSYNTFLKYTKEHSYNFTKIGEVKYHDTLTGKNEYEIIYQIEI